TTACCTCGGTTTTTTCCATCCCGTGACGCCAGGCGATAGCGTTCAGATCATCATCAATTTTATTCGATACCCGAATCGGCAAGCTGCGCATACTCCACCTCCTGTGGTCGTTGATTCACCGAGGGAAAGTCTACTGGAAGGGCAAACATCGTTCAATTAGTGAACTGCGTAACGCCTCGCACAATCCGCATGCAACGCTATTGGGGCTTGCGCCCCATCGCGCCGAGGAAACGCTGCTGCAGGCGCAACAGCTCCTCCAGCTCCAGCAGGCGGTAGTCGATGCCGAAATGCGGTGCCACCTCACCGATGATGCGGCTCAGCGCCGGGTAATGACGGTGGCTCCAGTGCGGGAACAGATGATGCGTCAAATGCAGGTTCGCCCCGCCGAGCCAGTATCCCAACCAGCGTGGCCGGGTCAGCCAGTCGAAGGTGGTGGCGAACACATGATGATACCAGCCGTGTGGCATCGCGCCCTGCGCCGGCGCCTGATAAAAATTGGCCTTGGCCCAGTGGGTACCGATGATCAACATCACGAACAGCAATGAAGAAAGCATCTGACTCAACAAATAGACCAGCAGAATTTGCCCGATGCCGATGGCCGGCGGCAGCAGCCAGCACGGGATCGCCAGCGCCAGCAGCAGGTGTGCCGCTTTGCCCGCCAGAAACTCGCACCAGCCGCGCACGCCCTGCTGCGCCATGCGCGCCGCCACGCGGGTTCGGCCCGCCCGATCCAGCCAGTCGAACAGCCAGATGTAGTACGGGAACGTCAGCGCCGCCACCAGCGGCCAATAGTAACGCTGCGCGCGCATAAAAGGCCGCCAGCGCTGGAACGGCGTTTGCCGCAACACGCCGTTGGCATCGATGTCGGGATCGTAATGTTCAATATTGTTATGGGCATGGTGGAACAGCACGTGCCGCACGCGCCAGCAGTCGGGATCCAGCCCCAGCGGCACGCTCACCAGTGCGTTCAGCCAGCGATTGGCCCCGGGCCGACGGAAAAACGCGTTATGCGAGGCGTCGTGCACCACGTTCACCGTCAGGAACATGCCGATAAAGATAAAGCCGAAATAACAGGCGAAAAACGCCCAGCCGTTTTGCTGCTGCAGGCTCAGCCCGTAACACAGGCCGCACAGCGCCAACAGTAACGCCACCTTAGCCAGCATGCCGCCGTCGGCGAAGCGGTGATCGCCGTTGGCCGCCAGATAATGCTGGGCGGCCTGCATCAGCGCGCGATGCAACCCGCTATCGTCGCGCCGATAAGCTAACGGGCGCAACGGTTTCATGGTTGCCCCATCCGGCGCAAGAAGTGTTGTTGTTGCGCCAGCAATTCGTGATAACCGATGCAGCGATACGCCATGCCGTGCCGCTGCGCCACTTCCGCCACCGCGGCAGCCAGCGCTGGATAATGGCGGTGATTCCAGCCTGGAAACAGGTGATGGGTCAGGTGATAGTTCAGCCCGCCGGTCAAGTGCTCCAGCCAGCGCGGCTCGGGACGCCAATCGCAGGCGGTGGCGAAATTGTGCCGGTACCAACCGTGCGGCATGCTGCCGCCCGTCGGCGCCGGGTAAAACTCGGCCTGCGCCCAGTGGGTGCCCAGCAGTAGGAACACCACCAGCAGCGAGGCAAACATCTGGCTGAGCGTGTAAGCCAGCAGCACCCAGCCCCAACCGATGCCATGCAGGTGGCACAGGATCAGCGGCACCACCAGCACCAGCGCCACATGGAGCAACTTGCACAGCACGAACAGCGCCCAACCGCCCCGCCCCGCCAGCACGCGTTTTTCCCGCAGCGGCGTTTTATCGAGCCGATCGGACCAATCGAAAATCCACGCAATGTAAGGAAGCGAGAGCGCGGCGATCAGCGGCCAGTACAGATGCTGATAGCGCATATGCGGCCGCCAGCGCTGGAACGGCGTCTGGCGGAAAAAACCGTTCTCTTCGGTGTCCAGATCGTAGTGTTCGACGTTGGCGTAAACGTGGTGGTAATCCACATGGCGCGTGCGCCAATAGTCCGGATCGACGCCGAGCGGCAGCGTCACCAACCGCCCCACCAGGCGATTGGCCCAGGGCGCGCGCAAGAAGGCGTTATGCGAAGCATCGTGATTGACGTTGACGTTAAGCAGCATGCCCATGGCCACGAACAGGAAATAGCAGAGGAAAAACGCCCAGGGCTGATGCTGCATCAGGCTCAGCGCGTAAAACCCGATGCACAGCGCCAGCAACAGCGCGGCCTTGGCCAGCCGCGCGGCATCGGCATAGCGATGATCGCCCGCCAGGCAGGCGTGCGCCGCGTGCTTGAGATCGCGGTGAAACGCCTGCTCGCCATCGGCGGGAAAACGCAGCGGCGGTAATGATTCAGCCATGCGGTTCCTCCACGGCGACCGGTGCGGCCACTCGCCCCCAGCCCAGCGCCACGCACAGAGCATGTAGCGCCACAGCGGCCATGGTGATATGCCAATAACGCTGCGGCCAGCCGAGATAGCCGATAAACAGCAGCGGCATGCCCAGCGCGATCAGCAACCAGACGGCGCTCGCCCACGGCCGCCCTTCGGTCATACCGCCCAACGCCGCCGAGCCCAGAGCCAACAGCGCCAGCAACATCATTTGCGGCCAACTGATGTCGCTATAGCCATAACCGTATTGGTAGACGTAACCGACCACCAGCGTAAACAGCAGCATCGCGCCGCTGAATACGCTGAGCGCCGAACGGCGGTCGCGCGGCCGGCCCGGCGCCGGACGCCAGGCCAGACGGAAATAACGCAGGAACGGCAGGTTACTCGCCCAAAATGGGTTGGCGGACGACCGATCGCCGCTGACGCCGTAGCTGAACGGCGTGGTCGGCAATGCCGGGCAGAACGTGCCGAACAGCTTGTCCCAAAAGATAAAGCTGCCGCCGAAGTTCTTATTGGAATACGCCATGTCCTTGACGTGGTGCACCCGGTGGTGCGCCGGCGTGACCAGGATTTTTTCCAGCACGCCGAGCTTCGGCGTCAGCGCATTGTGGTTAAACAGCTGAATGCTGTAGTGAAAAATCGACACCGTGACAAACACCGACAGCGGCACGCCCGCCAGCGCCAGCAGCAAAAAGAACGGGATCGACGTCAACGACGAATACCAGGAATTGCGCACCCCCAGCGACAGATTAAAGTGCTCGCCCTGATGATGAACCACATGTACCGCCCACAGCAGCCGGAAGCGATGGTGCAGACGGTGCAGCCAGTAGAAACCGAAGTCCCACGCCAGCAAAGCGAACAGCCACATCAACAGCGGCGGCCAGGCATCCAGCAGCTCCAGACTGAAATGCGCGGCCACGTAGCCGTAGCAGGTAATCTCCAGTCCGCGGAACAGCCACAGCATGATATGACCGGAGTTCAGGTTGAACACCAGATCGTGCCAATTGACCGGCTCACGACGACCCCACTGCAGCGCCACCGCCTCGGCCACCACGATGAACAGCATGAACACTATCGGCAACGCCAGATCGCTCATCCCATTTCTCCTTTAACCACACGCCGGCGCAGGGCCTTTATGCGCAGGGCCAGCCAGCCGGCGAACAACGCCAGCAGCGTCCCGCCGGCCAAATCGACAAACAAATGCCGGCGCAGTTGCAGAATGGAGAACGCGATCGCCACGCCCCACAGCATCCACAACGCCGTCCGCACTTTATGCTCGCCGTCGCTCAGCGCCCATACCGCCAGCACCGTCAGCGCCATGTGCAACGAAGGCAGGCAGTTCTGCGGCGAATCCACCTGCGTTAGCGCCGCCAGCAGCTGCGCGCTGATCCCAACGCCATCGTTCTGCGGATAGGCCATGGTGGTCGGCCACAGCAGGTAAACCACTCCGGCGCCCAACGCCGTCAACTGCATCGCCAGCGTCAGCCATTTGATCCGTTGCAGCGGCGCCAGCAAATAACCCGCCGGGACGATGAGGAAAAACGACAGGTAGAGCCAGATGGCCGCAGGGTTGAACGAGATAGCCCGGTCAAGCGCCGACGGCGGCAACAGGGTTCCCGCCCCCTGCAAACGATCGGTCACGCTATACACCACCCCGACCGTCCCCCAGCCCAGCAACATGTGCCCTAGCCGGAACAGCATATTTTTCATGCGTCCTCCGCCCGGCGCACGATGCGCCGCCGCTTGCGATCGAACTGCGGCAACACCGCCTGTGCCGTCAGCCGCCATTCGAGCCGATCGGTGGCAATACCCTGGCGAGCGAACAGCGCGATCAGCTGCGCCTGACAGTGCGCCAATTCCGCCTGGCTGCAATCGGCGATCAGCTCCAGCCGCTGCTCGCCGCGCTGGATCAGGCGGTAATCGCTGGTCAGCGGCAGCGCATTGGCGATCGTCCGGCTGCAGGCATCGGCGAACACTGCCTGCGGTTGCCGCTGCGCATCGGGCAGCATCAGCTGATCGTCGCGCCGCCCTTCGATACGCGCGATCGCCCGCGTCGGCTGCCCGCACGGGCAGGGTTCCTTGCGCAGCACCAGCACATCGTCCAGCCGATAACGCACGATCGGCTGTGTGCTACGGGTAAAGTCGGTGATCAACGGCGTAAAACGCTGCTCGTCGATCCACTGCGGTTCGATATGCAAAAACTCTTCGTTCAGATGCAGCGTGCCGTGCGAGCAGGTCGCGGCAAGGAATCCTTCGGTAGCCTGATACACTTCGCCCACCGCGGGAAACACCTGCATCAGCAGGCGGCGATCCTGCTCTTCCAATACTTCGGCCACCGAGATCGCTTTTTTGACCGGCAGCTTCACCTGCCCAGCCAGCACTGCCAGCGCCAAGGCGCGCAGCACCTGCGCCGGGGCTACGATGATGCTGGGTGCCTGCCGCTCCAATGCGGGCAGATGCTCACTGAACGGCGCTAGCAGATCGTAAAACGCCAGGCTCAGCCAACGATTGTTCACGCTGTGATAGAGATTATTGTCCGCCCGCAGAAACAGCGCGACGCGCTCGCCGGCCAACAGCCCGTCCGGCAGCATTTTCGCCAGCATGCCGCCGGCCCACACCTGCTGTTCGCGCGGACTGACGACAAACACGCCGCGCTGCCCGGATGTGCCGGACGACAACCCGACGCTGTAGCGCCCGATCTTCGGCGTGAAATCGCGATCCGCCTCGCTGCGCTGCGCGCAGGCCAGTACCGCATCACGCTGCAGCCCGGCGGTATTCATCCGGTCGAACTGCGCCATCATCAGCGCCTTGTCCATCTGCGGCCATTCGGCGAGCGGCCGCCGGCTGAAGCGCTGAAAATAGGGGCTCTTGCTCAGCACCCGGCGGGCAAAGCCCGCGAGCTGCCGAGCCTGATGCGCCTCCAGCGCCGCACGATCGCCAAAGCGCAGGCGCCGGGCGCGGAAATAGTGCCAAAGGGTCATGAAGGAGATCACAGGTCCCCCTCGTGGCACAGCAAAATGTTGACCTGCCCGCCCGCCCACAGCTGGTTGAGCCGCTCCAGCGTACGGGTGTATGCCACCGCGTCGTCCATCACCAGATTGGCCAGGCGCGAAGGCCCGCGCAGCGTCTGGTAGCTCTGCGGCGACCATGCGGCGTCGCTGGCCAACAGCGTCCAACCGGCGTCGGTAAGGATAAAGGCGCCGATATGGCCGGCCGCATGCCCCGGCAACGGCACCAGCACGATCTGCCCTTCGCTGCCCGGCAGCGCGTAACCGCGATCGAACGGCGCCAGCAACGCGGGCAACGCCAGCGAGGGAAATGCCTCCATAAACTGCAGGCGGCTCTCGAAATCCGCCGGGATCAGGCCGGGAATAAAGGCGCGCTTCAGCGCCGCGAAACCGCGCAGCCCACGGGTTTGCTGCCAGCCTTCGCCGGAGCAAATAAAATCGAGTTGGCTGAAATCCTGCAGCCCGGCAATGTGGTCCGCGTGAAAGTGCGAGACGATCAGCGCCTGGATGTCGCCTTCGGCGTAACCGGCCTCACGCAGCTGATGCGCCAACGACTCGGCGGGATCGAAATAAACCGGCGTCATGCGGCGATAAAGGCTGAATACCCCCGACTGCGTGTGCTGCTGAAAATAATGCGCGTAGCCGGTATCCCACAGCCAGCGGCGCTCCCCCACCTCCAGCAGATAGGCGCGCGCCGGGAATTTGCACACCCGGAACCCGGCTCCGCGCAGCGCCATGCAGCCGATATGCGTGCAATAGCCCACTTCAAATACGGTGACCTTAGCCATGCTGTACGCCTCCTTGCTGCCGCAGCCACTCCCCGGTCAGGTGGATCCCCTCCTCCATCGAGTAACGCGGCCGGTAGCCCAGCTCTTCGATCGCGCGAGTCTGACTCAGGGTCATGTCGAAATGCACTGCCGCCACGCTGTAGCGCGTCAGCCTCGGTTCTTTGCCACTGAGGCGTGCCCACAGCTCCATGCCGCCGGCCA
The sequence above is drawn from the Serratia sp. FDAARGOS_506 genome and encodes:
- a CDS encoding phosphatase PAP2 family protein encodes the protein MKNMLFRLGHMLLGWGTVGVVYSVTDRLQGAGTLLPPSALDRAISFNPAAIWLYLSFFLIVPAGYLLAPLQRIKWLTLAMQLTALGAGVVYLLWPTTMAYPQNDGVGISAQLLAALTQVDSPQNCLPSLHMALTVLAVWALSDGEHKVRTALWMLWGVAIAFSILQLRRHLFVDLAGGTLLALFAGWLALRIKALRRRVVKGEMG
- a CDS encoding sterol desaturase family protein gives rise to the protein MSDLALPIVFMLFIVVAEAVALQWGRREPVNWHDLVFNLNSGHIMLWLFRGLEITCYGYVAAHFSLELLDAWPPLLMWLFALLAWDFGFYWLHRLHHRFRLLWAVHVVHHQGEHFNLSLGVRNSWYSSLTSIPFFLLLALAGVPLSVFVTVSIFHYSIQLFNHNALTPKLGVLEKILVTPAHHRVHHVKDMAYSNKNFGGSFIFWDKLFGTFCPALPTTPFSYGVSGDRSSANPFWASNLPFLRYFRLAWRPAPGRPRDRRSALSVFSGAMLLFTLVVGYVYQYGYGYSDISWPQMMLLALLALGSAALGGMTEGRPWASAVWLLIALGMPLLFIGYLGWPQRYWHITMAAVALHALCVALGWGRVAAPVAVEEPHG
- a CDS encoding MBL fold metallo-hydrolase — protein: MAKVTVFEVGYCTHIGCMALRGAGFRVCKFPARAYLLEVGERRWLWDTGYAHYFQQHTQSGVFSLYRRMTPVYFDPAESLAHQLREAGYAEGDIQALIVSHFHADHIAGLQDFSQLDFICSGEGWQQTRGLRGFAALKRAFIPGLIPADFESRLQFMEAFPSLALPALLAPFDRGYALPGSEGQIVLVPLPGHAAGHIGAFILTDAGWTLLASDAAWSPQSYQTLRGPSRLANLVMDDAVAYTRTLERLNQLWAGGQVNILLCHEGDL
- a CDS encoding acyl-CoA desaturase; translated protein: MAESLPPLRFPADGEQAFHRDLKHAAHACLAGDHRYADAARLAKAALLLALCIGFYALSLMQHQPWAFFLCYFLFVAMGMLLNVNVNHDASHNAFLRAPWANRLVGRLVTLPLGVDPDYWRTRHVDYHHVYANVEHYDLDTEENGFFRQTPFQRWRPHMRYQHLYWPLIAALSLPYIAWIFDWSDRLDKTPLREKRVLAGRGGWALFVLCKLLHVALVLVVPLILCHLHGIGWGWVLLAYTLSQMFASLLVVFLLLGTHWAQAEFYPAPTGGSMPHGWYRHNFATACDWRPEPRWLEHLTGGLNYHLTHHLFPGWNHRHYPALAAAVAEVAQRHGMAYRCIGYHELLAQQQHFLRRMGQP
- a CDS encoding F390 synthetase-related protein; protein product: MISFMTLWHYFRARRLRFGDRAALEAHQARQLAGFARRVLSKSPYFQRFSRRPLAEWPQMDKALMMAQFDRMNTAGLQRDAVLACAQRSEADRDFTPKIGRYSVGLSSGTSGQRGVFVVSPREQQVWAGGMLAKMLPDGLLAGERVALFLRADNNLYHSVNNRWLSLAFYDLLAPFSEHLPALERQAPSIIVAPAQVLRALALAVLAGQVKLPVKKAISVAEVLEEQDRRLLMQVFPAVGEVYQATEGFLAATCSHGTLHLNEEFLHIEPQWIDEQRFTPLITDFTRSTQPIVRYRLDDVLVLRKEPCPCGQPTRAIARIEGRRDDQLMLPDAQRQPQAVFADACSRTIANALPLTSDYRLIQRGEQRLELIADCSQAELAHCQAQLIALFARQGIATDRLEWRLTAQAVLPQFDRKRRRIVRRAEDA
- a CDS encoding acyl-CoA desaturase yields the protein MKPLRPLAYRRDDSGLHRALMQAAQHYLAANGDHRFADGGMLAKVALLLALCGLCYGLSLQQQNGWAFFACYFGFIFIGMFLTVNVVHDASHNAFFRRPGANRWLNALVSVPLGLDPDCWRVRHVLFHHAHNNIEHYDPDIDANGVLRQTPFQRWRPFMRAQRYYWPLVAALTFPYYIWLFDWLDRAGRTRVAARMAQQGVRGWCEFLAGKAAHLLLALAIPCWLLPPAIGIGQILLVYLLSQMLSSLLFVMLIIGTHWAKANFYQAPAQGAMPHGWYHHVFATTFDWLTRPRWLGYWLGGANLHLTHHLFPHWSHRHYPALSRIIGEVAPHFGIDYRLLELEELLRLQQRFLGAMGRKPQ